CCGCTTTTTTGGTTGCCCCCGTTTTCCCAGGTGAGGGACGCCGCGACGCGGGTCACTGAACGGGTGATAATCCGGCGGATGTGCCACGATGGATCTCGTGCACATACTCGTTGAAAACCAGCTGCTGGCCCTGCTCGTGATCATGGGCGTGGGTTTGGCGCTGGGTCAGATCCGCATCTTCGGCTTCAAGCTCGGCATCGCCGCCGTGCTCTTCGTCGGCCTGGGTTTGGCCACGTTCGAGCCCGGCATCCAAATCCCGCCCCTGATCTACATCGTGGGACTGGCGCTGTTCGTCTACACGATCGGCCTGGAATCCGGCCCGGAGTTCTTCGCGTCGCTGAGGTCGACGGGCATCCGGCACAACCTGTTCGGCCTCGTGGTGCTGGCGGTCGTCGCGGCGGAGTCCTTCCTGCTGATCAAGTTCTTCCCCATCGACAACGTCGAGGGCGCGGGCACGTTCACCGGCGCGCTGACCAATACGCCGGCGCTAGCGGCGGTGGTCGATGCGCTGCCGAACGTCATCACCGACTCCGGTGACCTGAAGAGCAAGCTCGAGATGCCCGTCATCGGTTACTCGCTGGCGTACCCGATCGGCGTGCTGGGCGTCATCGCGTCGATCGGCATCATGGCCAGGGTCTTCCGCGTCGACCACGACAAGGAGGCGCTGGACGCCGGCGTGGCCGCCCTGCCGCTGCACACGCGGCGCGTGGAGGTCACCGAGGCGGGCCTGCCGTCGGTGACGGACATGCCCGCGGCCTTCGGCCTGGACCTGATCATCTCCCGCATCGAGCACAAGGGGCACCTGTACGTGCCTGCCGAGGGCGACACCATCGAGGTCGGCGACATCGTCTCGGTGGTGGGCACCGAGGAGGTCATCGACAAGGCGGCGGAGCGGATCGGCACGCTGCTCAAGGGCGATCCGACGCATGACGGCCGCCTGGAGTTCCGCCGAATCTTCGTGTCCTCCGGCGACGTCTGCGGCGTTCCGCTGGAGCAGCTGCACACGAAGATGAACGGCATGGTCATCACCCGCGTTCGCCGCGGCGACCTGGACATGGTCGCGTCGCCGGAGATGAAGCTGGAGTTGGGCGACCGCGTGCGCGTCGTGGCGACCCCCGACCGCATCGACCAGGCCACGAAGTTCTTCGGCGACTCGTACAAGAAGCTCTCCGACGTCAATCTGCTGCCGATGATCCTGGGCCTGCTCCTGGGCGTCGCCGTCGGCATGATCCCGATCCCGATCCCGGGCGGCGTGACGCTGACGCTGGGTTCCGCCGGTGGTCCGCTG
This genomic stretch from Corynebacterium hansenii harbors:
- a CDS encoding aspartate:alanine exchanger family transporter, with the protein product MHILVENQLLALLVIMGVGLALGQIRIFGFKLGIAAVLFVGLGLATFEPGIQIPPLIYIVGLALFVYTIGLESGPEFFASLRSTGIRHNLFGLVVLAVVAAESFLLIKFFPIDNVEGAGTFTGALTNTPALAAVVDALPNVITDSGDLKSKLEMPVIGYSLAYPIGVLGVIASIGIMARVFRVDHDKEALDAGVAALPLHTRRVEVTEAGLPSVTDMPAAFGLDLIISRIEHKGHLYVPAEGDTIEVGDIVSVVGTEEVIDKAAERIGTLLKGDPTHDGRLEFRRIFVSSGDVCGVPLEQLHTKMNGMVITRVRRGDLDMVASPEMKLELGDRVRVVATPDRIDQATKFFGDSYKKLSDVNLLPMILGLLLGVAVGMIPIPIPGGVTLTLGSAGGPLVVALILGALGRTGPLVWPIPYSANLAFRQVGLALFLAGIGTTAGAGFKRALGDPSSLTVLGLAAIIALSSAMLTLIIGHKVLKIPFGQTAGILAGLQTHPAVLTYVNDQAKNELPAMGYTTVYPMAMIVKIILAQILVVALV